A single window of Candidatus Binatia bacterium DNA harbors:
- a CDS encoding ATP-binding protein codes for VALCALLAVVGALLSSLQWVNRSFPGFFVYDNLTVAPYSLPQWTGNREGLKYLDRILTVQGEPLSDSRMIYDLVRDSPPGSVFLYNVEKDGKILQLRIPSMKFTFHDWLLSFGTYLLAGLGFLVIGFTPFYMRAASPAAAPLFFMVSAVFVWFTTTFDFMTTYYLPKEVRVFALTLTPGAALHLGLALVGGFDRLKRARRWLYLIYGISIALGLAYSLTFHGSLDLWRWGLRSVYAFTFLASLAFVGLLWAGLGNPATDLERSRLRIILIGALLGFFLSTLGTVMTIIFLWEIPYNLSLIPTVFFPLSVAYALLKYSLFDLDVIVKAGLARAALAGVLLLLYVLLVSSLGVGAGIFGQDSLVPLTFSILVVLIFNPLLRSIENAVDRYVYRKEYDPAELQSEASALLRSLSRPQAVAEEFIGLITDRMKIASAGLCFRPEHPDKSSIASLGVAGDAARETFVRLQAIWSKCYGSTKKGLSRGEWSAEALGREQQSELESIFGALKAELVIPIVFQDQVVGFVALGRRHSGRGYDGDDFGLLCNLADQLALALENGMLFEDSERAKENYRRMYDEAQALNRKLLETDRQKKDFVANISHELRTPVCTILGYAEVLRDPDFSGDRREIFDRVANHGHELSQLMDNLLQFCRMESGSLSVALREMKIAEVFQALEIMARRLIKERPIRFRAQIDPSIEAILTDPEKFQQVLMHFLTNAVKFTERGEIAVGVVRRMLEEGGPFVECWVADTGIGIGEDNQEAIFEDFRQLERSNVRKYGGTGMGLSISKKLALSLGGRVEVKSEVGKGSVFSLILPLRETQPVATSLVEVA; via the coding sequence GTCGCGCTCTGCGCTCTCCTCGCGGTCGTCGGCGCATTGCTCTCCTCTTTGCAGTGGGTCAATCGGTCCTTTCCAGGATTCTTCGTCTACGACAATTTGACGGTTGCTCCCTATTCCCTTCCGCAGTGGACCGGCAACAGAGAGGGGCTTAAGTATCTCGATCGGATACTGACCGTGCAAGGCGAGCCGTTGAGCGATTCGCGGATGATTTACGATTTGGTGCGCGATTCGCCACCCGGCAGCGTATTTCTATACAACGTGGAAAAGGACGGAAAGATCCTTCAGCTCAGGATCCCTTCCATGAAGTTTACTTTTCACGACTGGCTCCTGAGCTTCGGCACGTATCTCCTCGCCGGACTGGGCTTTCTGGTCATCGGATTTACGCCCTTCTATATGCGCGCCGCTTCGCCCGCCGCCGCGCCGCTGTTTTTCATGGTGAGCGCCGTCTTTGTATGGTTCACGACGACCTTCGACTTTATGACGACGTACTATCTGCCGAAGGAAGTCCGGGTATTTGCTCTGACCCTTACTCCCGGCGCCGCCCTTCACCTCGGGCTTGCCTTGGTCGGCGGATTCGACCGGCTGAAACGCGCGCGGCGCTGGCTCTATTTGATTTACGGCATATCGATCGCGCTCGGGCTCGCCTACAGCTTGACCTTCCATGGCTCGCTCGATCTGTGGCGCTGGGGATTGCGGTCGGTTTACGCTTTTACCTTTTTAGCTTCGCTTGCGTTCGTGGGGCTTCTTTGGGCCGGGCTCGGAAACCCGGCTACCGACCTGGAGCGATCGCGGTTGCGGATTATTCTGATCGGCGCTCTTCTCGGATTCTTCCTCTCCACCCTGGGCACCGTGATGACGATCATTTTCTTGTGGGAAATCCCTTACAACCTGTCATTGATTCCTACGGTTTTCTTTCCTCTCTCCGTCGCTTATGCGCTCCTCAAATATAGCCTTTTCGATCTGGACGTTATCGTCAAGGCGGGCCTGGCGCGCGCCGCGCTGGCCGGAGTGCTGCTGCTGCTTTACGTCTTGCTGGTTTCTTCATTGGGCGTAGGCGCCGGGATATTCGGCCAGGACTCGCTCGTACCGCTCACGTTTTCAATTCTGGTCGTTCTGATTTTCAATCCGCTTCTGCGCTCGATCGAGAATGCGGTCGATCGTTATGTCTACCGGAAGGAGTACGATCCGGCCGAGCTTCAGAGCGAAGCAAGCGCGCTGCTGAGATCGCTTTCAAGACCGCAGGCCGTGGCGGAGGAGTTCATCGGCCTGATTACGGATCGGATGAAGATTGCGTCCGCGGGTCTCTGCTTTCGCCCGGAGCATCCCGACAAATCGTCGATCGCGTCTCTTGGTGTAGCGGGCGATGCCGCTCGGGAGACGTTCGTCCGTCTGCAGGCGATCTGGTCGAAGTGTTATGGATCGACCAAGAAAGGATTATCCCGCGGCGAATGGAGCGCGGAGGCGCTCGGCCGAGAGCAGCAGAGCGAGCTCGAGTCCATTTTTGGCGCGTTGAAAGCCGAGCTTGTCATCCCGATCGTCTTCCAGGATCAGGTCGTGGGTTTTGTCGCTCTCGGACGTAGGCATTCCGGACGGGGCTACGACGGCGACGATTTCGGGCTCTTATGCAACCTGGCCGATCAGCTCGCTCTTGCCTTGGAGAACGGGATGCTCTTCGAGGACTCCGAGCGCGCGAAGGAGAATTACCGGCGGATGTATGACGAGGCTCAAGCGTTGAACCGGAAGCTGCTCGAAACGGACCGGCAGAAAAAAGATTTCGTTGCCAACATCTCACATGAGCTCAGGACGCCGGTCTGCACCATCCTGGGCTACGCCGAGGTGCTGCGCGATCCGGATTTTTCCGGAGACAGGCGCGAGATCTTCGATCGCGTCGCCAACCACGGCCACGAGCTTTCGCAGCTTATGGATAACCTCTTGCAGTTCTGTCGCATGGAAAGCGGCAGTCTAAGCGTCGCCTTGAGAGAAATGAAGATCGCCGAAGTATTTCAAGCGCTGGAGATCATGGCGCGGCGGCTGATCAAAGAGCGACCGATACGATTCCGGGCGCAGATCGATCCGTCGATAGAGGCCATTCTCACCGATCCGGAGAAATTTCAGCAGGTTTTGATGCATTTCTTGACCAATGCCGTCAAGTTCACGGAAAGAGGGGAGATCGCCGTGGGCGTCGTCAGGCGAATGTTGGAAGAAGGCGGACCGTTCGTCGAGTGTTGGGTTGCCGATACGGGTATCGGGATCGGCGAGGACAACCAGGAGGCGATCTTCGAGGACTTCCGCCAGCTCGAGCGCTCCAATGTTCGGAAGTACGGCGGCACCGGCATGGGGCTGAGTATCAGTAAGAAGCTAGCTCTTTCGCTCGGCGGAAGAGTCGAAGTGAAGAGTGAAGTGGGGAAGGGGAGCGTGTTCAGCTTGATTCTGCCGCTGCGCGAGACTCAGCCGGTCGCTACGAGCTTGGTGGAGGTGGCGTAG
- a CDS encoding metal-dependent hydrolase, whose protein sequence is MKRAIRTLFVVLALSATSAWAQSGKVELLWLGQSAIKLTTPGGKVIVIDPYLTKNPKTPEQYKNLDALGKVDLVLVTHAHGDHLGDAPDLVKKNNAPLWAPAGLASALVSLGVLPQELANRMSQGGSITPFGPGGVRVTMVHAEHNSELSWNNPATGKAETHFGGEPCGYIIQLENGFKIYHMGDTGLFADMKMIAEYYKPDLVLIPIGGGQFVMNPVDAAYATKTYLKPKYVLPFHYATNPFLVGTPNEYIKALGKTTTKVFPINPGEKLEF, encoded by the coding sequence ATGAAGCGGGCGATTCGGACACTGTTCGTCGTTTTGGCGCTCTCTGCCACCTCAGCCTGGGCGCAAAGCGGTAAAGTTGAACTCTTGTGGCTCGGGCAGTCGGCCATAAAGCTCACCACGCCCGGCGGGAAGGTGATCGTCATCGATCCTTATCTCACGAAAAATCCGAAGACGCCGGAGCAATACAAGAACCTCGACGCGCTGGGCAAGGTGGACCTTGTTTTGGTCACGCACGCGCATGGCGACCATCTCGGCGATGCGCCCGATCTGGTGAAAAAAAACAATGCGCCGCTATGGGCGCCGGCGGGCCTCGCGAGCGCGCTTGTGTCACTCGGCGTGTTGCCGCAGGAACTTGCGAACCGGATGAGCCAGGGCGGCTCCATCACTCCGTTCGGCCCGGGCGGTGTGAGAGTCACTATGGTTCACGCCGAGCATAATTCCGAGCTGTCCTGGAACAATCCCGCCACGGGAAAGGCTGAGACGCATTTCGGCGGCGAGCCCTGCGGTTACATCATCCAGCTCGAAAATGGTTTCAAGATCTATCACATGGGCGACACGGGATTGTTCGCCGACATGAAGATGATCGCCGAGTACTACAAGCCCGATCTCGTTTTGATTCCGATCGGTGGCGGACAGTTTGTGATGAATCCGGTGGATGCGGCGTACGCGACTAAAACTTATCTAAAGCCGAAATACGTGCTCCCCTTCCACTACGCCACGAACCCTTTCTTGGTAGGCACGCCGAATGAATATATTAAGGCGCTGGGCAAGACGACTACGAAGGTGTTTCCGATCAACCCGGGCGAGAAGCTGGAGTTCTGA
- a CDS encoding DegQ family serine endoprotease — MKKKSFNVYTWIAVGVFVSVLGLTAVESVDRLFPGSPGHAQIAQAAAAPEARGLPDFTSLAKKLTPVVVNVSTTQSRERDLERGPGGQFQPGDPRGEFWRRFFGGPGPRGPSSRQQSLGSGFIIDRDGSIITNNHVVENAQKILVKLADGREFEAKTIGRDPRTDIAIIKIDAKGDLPVAPLGDSDRLEVGEWVMAIGNPFGLDSTVTAGIVSAKGRHIGAGPYDNFIQTDASINPGNSGGPLINLRGEVVGINTAIFSQGGGNIGIGFATPINSAKEIVPDLKSKGKVTRGWLGVSIQNVTPDLANTLGLERSRGALVAEVLKDGPAERAGIKVGDVIVEFEGQEIKTSNDLPAIVARISPGKQARVKLLRDKKELAIPVTISELKETEVMASAQGEKGELGLTVQRVTPELAESLGMDKAQGVVITSVEPGSSADEAGLRQGDVIVEVDRKPVRDVAEFRKTLAATKKGQRVLFLVRREGSTVFVALRK; from the coding sequence ATGAAAAAGAAAAGCTTCAACGTTTATACATGGATCGCCGTCGGCGTTTTCGTCTCGGTCCTCGGGCTCACCGCGGTCGAGAGCGTCGATCGGCTCTTTCCCGGCTCGCCTGGCCATGCACAGATCGCTCAAGCCGCCGCAGCGCCGGAGGCGCGCGGCTTGCCGGACTTCACCTCGCTCGCGAAGAAGCTGACGCCGGTCGTCGTGAACGTATCGACGACTCAGTCGAGAGAAAGGGACTTGGAGCGCGGTCCCGGAGGCCAATTTCAGCCGGGAGACCCGCGGGGCGAGTTCTGGCGCAGGTTCTTCGGCGGTCCAGGTCCGCGGGGACCGTCGTCTCGTCAGCAGAGTCTGGGCTCGGGCTTTATCATCGACCGCGACGGTTCCATCATCACCAACAATCACGTGGTCGAAAACGCCCAAAAGATACTCGTCAAGCTAGCGGACGGAAGAGAGTTCGAAGCCAAAACGATCGGTAGAGATCCCAGGACGGACATCGCGATCATCAAGATCGACGCCAAGGGCGATCTTCCCGTCGCGCCGCTGGGCGATTCGGACCGCCTCGAAGTCGGTGAATGGGTGATGGCGATCGGGAACCCATTCGGTCTGGACAGCACCGTCACGGCCGGCATCGTGAGCGCCAAGGGGAGGCACATCGGGGCCGGACCTTATGACAACTTCATCCAGACCGACGCCTCGATCAATCCGGGAAATTCCGGCGGGCCGCTGATCAATCTGCGCGGCGAAGTGGTGGGAATCAATACGGCCATCTTCAGCCAGGGCGGCGGCAACATCGGCATCGGCTTCGCCACGCCGATCAACTCGGCCAAGGAAATCGTGCCGGATTTGAAGAGCAAGGGAAAAGTCACCCGGGGCTGGCTGGGAGTCTCGATTCAGAACGTAACACCCGATCTCGCCAACACGCTCGGGCTCGAGCGCTCCAGAGGCGCTCTGGTCGCCGAAGTGCTGAAGGACGGTCCGGCGGAGCGCGCCGGCATCAAAGTCGGCGACGTGATCGTCGAATTCGAAGGACAGGAGATCAAAACTTCGAACGACCTGCCGGCGATCGTCGCGCGCATCTCACCCGGAAAGCAGGCCCGCGTGAAGCTCCTGCGCGATAAAAAGGAGCTTGCGATTCCGGTCACCATCAGTGAATTGAAGGAAACCGAGGTCATGGCATCGGCCCAGGGCGAAAAGGGAGAGCTGGGCTTGACCGTGCAGAGAGTGACGCCCGAGCTGGCCGAAAGCCTGGGAATGGACAAGGCTCAGGGTGTAGTTATCACGTCCGTCGAGCCGGGCAGCTCGGCGGACGAAGCGGGGCTACGGCAAGGCGACGTCATCGTCGAGGTCGACCGCAAGCCCGTCCGCGACGTGGCCGAGTTTCGCAAGACCTTGGCCGCCACGAAAAAAGGCCAGCGGGTCCTATTTCTCGTCCGCCGCGAAGGCAGCACCGTGTTTGTGGCGTTGAGGAAGTGA
- a CDS encoding ABC transporter permease → MQRRREFSLRRFWAIVVKEFIQMRRDRLTFGMVVGIPLLQLVLFGYAINSDPKRLPTAVLLADNGPQGRSVLYAIRNSGYFEFIRQVKTEDEGRKALARGEVQFVINIPENFTRDLLRGNRPAILVQADATDPAAASNAVGSLRVLLTTALQNDSKGPLDFLVGPESPIDLRIHSLYNPEAATEYNIVPGLMGVVLTMTMIVITALAITRERERGTMENLLSMPTRPLEVMIGKITPYVFVGYIQVALIFAAARLAFHVPIVGSLTLLLAVALIFVAANLAVGITFSTVAENQLQAMQMSFFFFLPSMLLSGFMFPFRGMPYWAQVIGELLPLTHFLRIVRGILLKGNGLADIAPEIWPIALFTAIALTIGVKRYRQTLD, encoded by the coding sequence ATGCAGCGACGGCGTGAATTTTCCCTACGGCGCTTTTGGGCCATCGTCGTGAAGGAGTTCATCCAGATGCGCCGCGACCGGCTGACTTTCGGAATGGTCGTGGGCATCCCGCTGCTCCAGCTCGTTCTGTTCGGCTATGCCATCAATTCGGACCCGAAGCGCCTGCCCACCGCTGTACTGCTGGCGGATAACGGCCCGCAGGGCCGGAGCGTGCTGTACGCGATCCGCAACAGCGGCTACTTCGAATTCATCCGGCAAGTAAAGACCGAGGACGAAGGCCGCAAGGCGCTCGCGCGCGGCGAGGTGCAGTTCGTGATCAATATCCCGGAAAATTTCACCCGCGATCTTTTGCGCGGCAACCGTCCCGCCATTCTCGTCCAAGCGGACGCAACCGATCCGGCGGCGGCCAGCAATGCGGTCGGCTCCCTACGCGTGCTGCTCACCACCGCGCTGCAAAACGACTCTAAAGGGCCGCTCGACTTTCTCGTCGGCCCGGAGAGCCCGATCGACCTTAGGATTCATTCGCTCTACAACCCGGAAGCCGCCACGGAATACAACATCGTGCCCGGCCTGATGGGCGTCGTGCTCACGATGACCATGATCGTGATCACCGCGCTCGCGATCACGCGCGAGCGCGAGCGCGGGACCATGGAGAATCTTCTCTCCATGCCGACGCGCCCCCTCGAAGTCATGATCGGCAAGATCACGCCTTATGTCTTCGTCGGCTATATTCAAGTCGCTCTTATCTTCGCCGCGGCACGTCTCGCCTTTCATGTGCCGATCGTTGGCAGTCTGACGCTCTTGCTCGCCGTCGCCTTGATTTTCGTCGCGGCAAACCTGGCTGTCGGCATCACCTTTTCCACGGTCGCGGAGAACCAGCTCCAGGCGATGCAGATGTCGTTTTTTTTCTTTCTGCCGTCGATGCTCTTGTCCGGATTCATGTTCCCGTTTCGCGGAATGCCATACTGGGCGCAGGTCATCGGTGAACTTTTGCCGCTCACCCATTTCCTGCGCATCGTTCGCGGTATTCTTCTCAAGGGGAACGGCCTCGCCGACATAGCTCCGGAGATCTGGCCGATCGCGCTCTTTACCGCAATCGCCCTCACAATCGGGGTTAAGCGCTACCGCCAGACCCTGGACTAA
- a CDS encoding ABC transporter ATP-binding protein — translation MAHQLAQDPAQSLAINVHRMTKRFGNRTAVNNVDLQVHAGEICGFLGPNGSGKTTFIRMLCGLLRPDAGSGVVLGHDVIGESEKIKLQVGYMTQRFSFYEDLSIAENLDFVARMYSIPHRRQAVGESIERLGLSARRNQVAGELSGGWKQRLALAACLIHRPKLLLLDEPTAGVDPKARREFWEEIHRLAAQGLTFLIATHYMDEAERCHRLAFIAYGNLLTQGAVGEVIAEAHLTTWAVTGPNLFKLAEDLRGRSGIEQAVAFGSELHVSGDDEAALERAIAPFRKEPYRWRPIESGLEDVFIHLMNRSTDDFSHAATA, via the coding sequence ATGGCGCATCAACTCGCTCAAGACCCGGCGCAAAGTCTCGCGATCAACGTCCATCGAATGACCAAGCGGTTCGGCAATCGCACGGCGGTCAACAACGTCGACCTTCAGGTTCACGCGGGCGAGATCTGCGGCTTTCTCGGTCCCAACGGCAGCGGCAAGACGACGTTTATCCGCATGCTCTGCGGCCTGCTCCGGCCCGACGCGGGCAGCGGCGTCGTTCTCGGCCATGACGTGATCGGCGAGAGCGAGAAGATCAAGCTTCAAGTCGGCTACATGACACAACGTTTCAGCTTCTATGAAGATCTGAGCATCGCCGAGAACCTCGACTTTGTCGCGCGCATGTATTCGATACCTCATCGCCGGCAAGCCGTAGGTGAGAGCATCGAGCGGCTTGGTCTCTCGGCGCGGCGCAATCAGGTTGCCGGCGAGCTGTCCGGCGGCTGGAAGCAGCGCCTCGCTCTCGCGGCCTGCCTGATCCACCGGCCGAAGCTGCTTTTGCTCGACGAGCCCACCGCCGGAGTGGATCCCAAAGCACGGCGGGAATTCTGGGAGGAGATCCATCGCCTTGCCGCCCAAGGACTAACCTTCCTCATTGCGACGCACTATATGGATGAAGCCGAGCGGTGCCATCGGCTGGCTTTTATCGCTTACGGCAATCTACTGACCCAGGGCGCCGTCGGTGAAGTCATCGCCGAGGCGCATCTGACGACCTGGGCCGTCACCGGACCGAATTTGTTCAAGCTCGCAGAAGACCTGCGCGGTCGTTCCGGCATCGAGCAGGCCGTGGCTTTCGGCAGCGAACTGCACGTGAGCGGAGACGACGAAGCGGCGCTGGAGCGGGCCATCGCGCCGTTCCGGAAAGAACCGTATCGATGGCGACCCATCGAGTCCGGGCTCGAAGACGTTTTCATTCACTTGATGAACCGGTCGACGGATGATTTTTCTCATGCAGCGACGGCGTGA